The Antedon mediterranea chromosome 11, ecAntMedi1.1, whole genome shotgun sequence genome window below encodes:
- the LOC140063117 gene encoding transmembrane 6 superfamily member 1-like isoform X1: protein MATATGVFFLSITAVPVCYSMNLLTSMNDHRLVFGGACLILAAIIFLSYLIISLTTSKRSRKPNDLFFYVFSLFAFTSVVDLVIGLELDGIINNFVAFYLKEGELYLNTAYGTMINYWDGTAHYCMYLMMVTAIVWNQGYREIGLYWVGSVMNSIVVFLPGNIAGKFGADLKASYLLNMPYIIFPLLGAYRFLQSRKPVNIPKEQLKLRQNKSIFQRPFDLVMVIYLVLSCAFSLLRMLAAMDSPIPFAQTYVKFYEPYLLDPVIYPKLQMLVYWFYFTPYRLCAIYGLLYPGCEWMSDWALIHAGAAIQGQFSHIGSSLHSRTPYILRVPINTRPTFWVINLALLVFPQLLAWRCLTKPAFFVKQSNKPKTN, encoded by the exons ATGGCTACAGCAACAGGAGTGTTTTTTCTGTCGATAACGGCTGTTCCTGTATGCTACAGCATGAATTTACTGACGAGTATGAACGATCATCGCTTAGTTTTTGGCGGGGCATGCCTTATTCTGGCTGCTATCATATTTTTGTCTTATCTTATAATCAGCCTCACAACAAGCAAGCGCAGCAGAAAGCcaaatgatttatttttctATG TTTTCTCGTTATTTGCATTTACAAGCGTTGTTGATCTTGTTATTGGATTGGAGTTAGATggcattattaataattttgttgcATTTTATCTCAAAGAG gGTGAACTTTACTTGAACACAGCCTATGGAACCATGATTAACTATTGGGATGGCACAGCCCACTATTGTATGTATCTCATGATGGTGACAGCTATTGTGTGGAA CCAAGGTTACCGTGAGATTGGTTTGTACTGGGTTGGTTCTGTAATGAACAGTATCGTCGTCTTCCTGCCTGGTAACATCGCTGGCAAGTTCGGAGCCGATCTCAAAGCCTCCTACTTGCTTAACATGCCCTACATCATATTTCCACTTCTTGGTGCTTATAGATTCCTTCAGAGTAGAAAACCTGTTAACATTCCAAAAGAACAG TTAAAGTTACGCCAGAATAAAAGCATATTTCAAAGGCCATTTGATCTAGTGATGGTGATTTACTTAGTGTTATCTTGTGCCTTCTCCTTACTTAGAATGTTG gCTGCAATGGACAGTCCAATCCCATTTGCTCAAACTTATGTAAAATTTTATGAACCATATCTTTTGGATCCTGTTATTTATCCTAAACTGCAG ATGCTTGTGTACTGGTTTTACTTTACGCCATATAGATTATGTGCAATATATGGCCTCCTTTATCCAGGCTGTGAGTGGATGTCAGATTGGGCATTAATACATGCTGGTGCAGCAATTCAG ggtCAATTTTCTCACATCGGATCGTCCCTTCATTCTAGGACACCATACATCTTGCGGGTTCCTATCAACACAAGGCCTACATTCTGGGTTATCAATCTCGCTCTACTTGTCTTCCCACAACTGTTGGCATGGCGATGTCTCACCAAACCAGCCTTCTTTGTCAAGCAGTCAAATaaaccaaaaacaaattaa
- the LOC140063117 gene encoding transmembrane 6 superfamily member 1-like isoform X2 codes for MIYFSMGELYLNTAYGTMINYWDGTAHYCMYLMMVTAIVWNQGYREIGLYWVGSVMNSIVVFLPGNIAGKFGADLKASYLLNMPYIIFPLLGAYRFLQSRKPVNIPKEQLKLRQNKSIFQRPFDLVMVIYLVLSCAFSLLRMLAAMDSPIPFAQTYVKFYEPYLLDPVIYPKLQMLVYWFYFTPYRLCAIYGLLYPGCEWMSDWALIHAGAAIQGQFSHIGSSLHSRTPYILRVPINTRPTFWVINLALLVFPQLLAWRCLTKPAFFVKQSNKPKTN; via the exons atgatttatttttctATG gGTGAACTTTACTTGAACACAGCCTATGGAACCATGATTAACTATTGGGATGGCACAGCCCACTATTGTATGTATCTCATGATGGTGACAGCTATTGTGTGGAA CCAAGGTTACCGTGAGATTGGTTTGTACTGGGTTGGTTCTGTAATGAACAGTATCGTCGTCTTCCTGCCTGGTAACATCGCTGGCAAGTTCGGAGCCGATCTCAAAGCCTCCTACTTGCTTAACATGCCCTACATCATATTTCCACTTCTTGGTGCTTATAGATTCCTTCAGAGTAGAAAACCTGTTAACATTCCAAAAGAACAG TTAAAGTTACGCCAGAATAAAAGCATATTTCAAAGGCCATTTGATCTAGTGATGGTGATTTACTTAGTGTTATCTTGTGCCTTCTCCTTACTTAGAATGTTG gCTGCAATGGACAGTCCAATCCCATTTGCTCAAACTTATGTAAAATTTTATGAACCATATCTTTTGGATCCTGTTATTTATCCTAAACTGCAG ATGCTTGTGTACTGGTTTTACTTTACGCCATATAGATTATGTGCAATATATGGCCTCCTTTATCCAGGCTGTGAGTGGATGTCAGATTGGGCATTAATACATGCTGGTGCAGCAATTCAG ggtCAATTTTCTCACATCGGATCGTCCCTTCATTCTAGGACACCATACATCTTGCGGGTTCCTATCAACACAAGGCCTACATTCTGGGTTATCAATCTCGCTCTACTTGTCTTCCCACAACTGTTGGCATGGCGATGTCTCACCAAACCAGCCTTCTTTGTCAAGCAGTCAAATaaaccaaaaacaaattaa
- the LOC140063116 gene encoding SH2 domain-containing adapter protein F-like isoform X3: MMNRRKATVVLDDYSDPKDIRKALEQENCYSLPQDNKFEQPPTPVAQPPEDDYSVPYEPYSKRVEKGAAGGRTGAGGRVSNGAVAPNARLSFHGKSKLAHEHPENMVTPMGEVKTHHNGLTLENGRLSPRVTEPTPLKNNNTPPTHSVPTSTAYNAPTIRSEDRSRLKSTPESDTRPRAEYDEPWEWQMRRSAKAKEEATSPNVEISIPRSRSRSDVAGLNHGVRPTPETDNRPQTEYDEPWEWKKNRAAQGGNREHSQMSRSSSCSNKPTSNNLHLEIMRTKPDPVGEFVDPNKPLQEQGWYHGKLSRCDAEKKLKSCREGSYLVRQSESSAKDFSLSLKSAKGYMHMKIVLHQEGYILGEFSKPFKSIPSVISYYSLHKLNIKGAEHMMLLYSVHDNLL; encoded by the exons GCAACCGTAGTACTGGATGATTACAGTGACCCCAAAGATATTCGCAAAGCCTTGGAACAGGAGAATTGTTACAGCTTACCACAAGATAATAAGTTTGAGCAACCTCCAACCCCAGTAGCACAACCCCCTGAGGATGATTACTCTGTACCATATGAACCTTATAGTAAAAGAGTTGAGAAAG GTGCAGCAGGAGGAAGAACTGGGGCTGGTGGTAGGGTTAGTAATGGAGCTGTTGCACCGAATGCACGACTTAGTTTCCATGGTAAATCAAAACTGGCACATGAGCATCCTGAAAACATGGTTACACCAATGGGTGAAGTAAAAACACATCACAATGGATTAACATTAGAAAATGGACGGTTATCACCAAGAGTTACCGAACCAACtcctttaaaaaataacaatacaccACCAACACACTCAGTTCCTACCAGCACAGCTTACAATGCTCCCACGATTCGATCTGAAGATAGAAGTCGTCTTAAATCAACACCTGAATCGGATACGAGGCCAAGAGCCGAGTACGATGAGCCGTGGGAATGGCAGATGAGGCGTAGTGCCAAGGCCAAAGAAGAAGCTACCTCACCGAATGTAGAAATAAGTATTCCAAGGTCTAGGAGTAGGTCAGATGTGGCCGGTCTTAATCATGGAGTAAGACCGACACCAGAAACAGATAATCGACCTCAAACTGAATATGATGAGCCGTGGGAATGGAAGAAGAATCGTGCTGCACAAG GAGGCAATAGAGAACACAGCCAAATGAGCCGTAGCAGTAGCTGTTCCAATAAACCAACGTCGAATAATTTACATTTAGAAATTATGAGAACCAAGCCAGACCCAGTAGGAGAATTTGTGGATCCAAATAAACCACTACAAGAGCAAGG ATGGTACCACGGTAAACTATCTAGATGCGATGCAGAAAAGAAATTAAAGTCATGTCGTGAGGGAAGCTATTTAGTACGCCAGAGTGAAAGCAGTGCAAAGGATTTCTCATTGTCACTAAA GAGTGCCAAAGGTTATATGCATATGAAGATAGTGCTTCACCAAGAAGGATATATATTGGGAGAATTTAGCAAACCATTTAAATCAATTCCAAGTGTTATCAGTTATTATTCCTTACATAAACTAAATATCAAAGGTGCAGAGCACATGATGCTACTGTATTCTGTTCATGACAACCTGCTCTGA
- the LOC140063116 gene encoding SH2 domain-containing adapter protein F-like isoform X2, producing MASHIINSIFNWKFATVVLDDYSDPKDIRKALEQENCYSLPQDNKFEQPPTPVAQPPEDDYSVPYEPYSKRVEKGAAGGRTGAGGRVSNGAVAPNARLSFHGKSKLAHEHPENMVTPMGEVKTHHNGLTLENGRLSPRVTEPTPLKNNNTPPTHSVPTSTAYNAPTIRSEDRSRLKSTPESDTRPRAEYDEPWEWQMRRSAKAKEEATSPNVEISIPRSRSRSDVAGLNHGVRPTPETDNRPQTEYDEPWEWKKNRAAQGGNREHSQMSRSSSCSNKPTSNNLHLEIMRTKPDPVGEFVDPNKPLQEQGWYHGKLSRCDAEKKLKSCREGSYLVRQSESSAKDFSLSLKSAKGYMHMKIVLHQEGYILGEFSKPFKSIPSVISYYSLHKLNIKGAEHMMLLYSVHDNLL from the exons GCAACCGTAGTACTGGATGATTACAGTGACCCCAAAGATATTCGCAAAGCCTTGGAACAGGAGAATTGTTACAGCTTACCACAAGATAATAAGTTTGAGCAACCTCCAACCCCAGTAGCACAACCCCCTGAGGATGATTACTCTGTACCATATGAACCTTATAGTAAAAGAGTTGAGAAAG GTGCAGCAGGAGGAAGAACTGGGGCTGGTGGTAGGGTTAGTAATGGAGCTGTTGCACCGAATGCACGACTTAGTTTCCATGGTAAATCAAAACTGGCACATGAGCATCCTGAAAACATGGTTACACCAATGGGTGAAGTAAAAACACATCACAATGGATTAACATTAGAAAATGGACGGTTATCACCAAGAGTTACCGAACCAACtcctttaaaaaataacaatacaccACCAACACACTCAGTTCCTACCAGCACAGCTTACAATGCTCCCACGATTCGATCTGAAGATAGAAGTCGTCTTAAATCAACACCTGAATCGGATACGAGGCCAAGAGCCGAGTACGATGAGCCGTGGGAATGGCAGATGAGGCGTAGTGCCAAGGCCAAAGAAGAAGCTACCTCACCGAATGTAGAAATAAGTATTCCAAGGTCTAGGAGTAGGTCAGATGTGGCCGGTCTTAATCATGGAGTAAGACCGACACCAGAAACAGATAATCGACCTCAAACTGAATATGATGAGCCGTGGGAATGGAAGAAGAATCGTGCTGCACAAG GAGGCAATAGAGAACACAGCCAAATGAGCCGTAGCAGTAGCTGTTCCAATAAACCAACGTCGAATAATTTACATTTAGAAATTATGAGAACCAAGCCAGACCCAGTAGGAGAATTTGTGGATCCAAATAAACCACTACAAGAGCAAGG ATGGTACCACGGTAAACTATCTAGATGCGATGCAGAAAAGAAATTAAAGTCATGTCGTGAGGGAAGCTATTTAGTACGCCAGAGTGAAAGCAGTGCAAAGGATTTCTCATTGTCACTAAA GAGTGCCAAAGGTTATATGCATATGAAGATAGTGCTTCACCAAGAAGGATATATATTGGGAGAATTTAGCAAACCATTTAAATCAATTCCAAGTGTTATCAGTTATTATTCCTTACATAAACTAAATATCAAAGGTGCAGAGCACATGATGCTACTGTATTCTGTTCATGACAACCTGCTCTGA